In Intestinibacillus sp. Marseille-P6563, a single genomic region encodes these proteins:
- a CDS encoding UDP-N-acetylmuramoyl-L-alanyl-D-glutamate--2,6-diaminopimelate ligase, giving the protein MMKLSALLQDIDILQNTVPGDPDIGEVRYDSRQVQPGDLFVAIRGYATDGHQFIASALEKGAAAVVCEEAPDGVPAIVVASSRRALAQIGGNRFGHPSRKLTMVGVTGTNGKTTTTYLIKHILEAQGIKTGLIGTNQNLIGDEIVPTERTTPESYELHRLFAHMVEAGCTHCVMEVSSHSLVLDRVYGIDFAVGVFTNLTQDHLDFHHTMEEYRKAKAILFTMCDKGVINMDDPASEKMMLDAACPVETFSAKLDAADLTAKDIRLHADSVDFVASADEGIARVHLGIPGEFSVSNALAALGTCRALGVPLDKAADAMRTAHGVKGRAEVVPTPTDYTVLIDYAHSPDGVENILRAARGFTKGRVIALFGCGGDRDKTKRPKMGAIAARLADFCIVTSDNPRTEQPEAIVEDIVAGMQDSKTPKEVIVNRPEAIRFALDMAQKDDTLVLMGKGHETYQEINHVKHHLDEREIVAEYFAQKF; this is encoded by the coding sequence ATGATGAAATTATCCGCTTTGCTGCAAGATATCGATATCCTTCAAAATACCGTTCCGGGTGATCCGGACATTGGCGAGGTGCGCTACGATTCGCGCCAGGTACAGCCGGGCGACCTGTTTGTCGCCATCCGCGGCTACGCCACCGACGGTCATCAGTTCATCGCTTCCGCGCTCGAAAAGGGCGCGGCGGCGGTCGTCTGTGAAGAAGCGCCGGACGGCGTTCCGGCGATTGTGGTCGCCTCGTCCCGTCGGGCGCTCGCGCAAATCGGCGGCAACCGCTTTGGGCATCCGTCCCGGAAGCTGACCATGGTGGGCGTGACCGGCACCAACGGCAAGACCACCACGACCTATCTCATCAAACACATTTTGGAGGCACAGGGCATCAAAACCGGCCTCATCGGCACCAATCAGAACCTGATTGGCGACGAGATCGTGCCCACCGAGCGCACGACGCCCGAATCCTATGAACTGCACCGTCTGTTTGCCCACATGGTGGAGGCCGGCTGCACCCACTGCGTGATGGAGGTTTCCTCCCATTCGCTGGTGCTCGACCGCGTGTATGGCATTGACTTTGCCGTGGGCGTCTTCACCAACCTGACCCAGGACCATCTGGACTTCCACCATACCATGGAGGAATACCGCAAAGCCAAGGCGATTTTGTTTACCATGTGCGACAAGGGCGTCATCAATATGGACGATCCGGCCAGCGAAAAGATGATGCTGGATGCTGCCTGCCCGGTCGAGACCTTCTCGGCCAAACTGGACGCTGCCGACCTGACCGCCAAGGACATCCGGCTGCATGCCGACAGCGTGGACTTTGTCGCGTCGGCCGACGAGGGCATTGCCCGCGTGCATCTGGGCATCCCGGGCGAATTTTCGGTATCCAATGCGCTGGCGGCGCTGGGTACCTGCCGCGCACTTGGTGTGCCGCTCGACAAGGCAGCCGATGCCATGCGTACGGCGCACGGTGTCAAGGGCCGCGCCGAAGTCGTGCCCACCCCGACCGATTATACGGTTTTGATCGACTATGCTCATTCGCCGGACGGCGTGGAAAATATCCTACGCGCGGCGCGCGGCTTCACCAAGGGACGGGTCATCGCCCTGTTTGGCTGCGGCGGCGACCGCGACAAGACCAAGCGCCCCAAGATGGGCGCCATTGCAGCCCGGCTGGCTGATTTCTGTATCGTGACCAGCGATAACCCGCGCACCGAACAGCCCGAAGCCATTGTCGAGGACATTGTGGCCGGCATGCAGGATTCCAAGACCCCGAAGGAGGTCATTGTGAATCGTCCCGAAGCCATCCGCTTTGCGCTGGATATGGCGCAGAAGGATGATACCCTGGTTCTCATGGGCAAAGGGCACGAAACCTACCAGGAGATCAACCACGTCAAGCATCATCTTGACGAAAGGGAGATTGTAGCCGAATATTTCGCACAAAAATTCTGA
- a CDS encoding penicillin-binding transpeptidase domain-containing protein — protein MRIPKFRRRPNTQMRGRIAVLIICLSCLGFLAVAARLFWMQVVRYDYYQDKALNFQTRDDIIEPKRGTIFDRNMKVLAESAATESVMFNPNGLSEWVKTRNKSVKEGEVELDLELVQQQAAQILSNNLNLSYDSVLEKVQRTDLKSIKIQGQVEKDIVNKIYEDMKAANIKTGSSNSVYTTPDTKRYYPYSSFASQVIGFLNAGGAVGGIELKYDEELSGTAGRIVRAQNAQNSDMPYEYEQYIPAEDGASVVTTLDETVQHYLETHLETGLADNPQARGGVSGIVMDVKTGEILAMANMPDFDINEYSTIEKDSLYYNELLTEIQQYFTENGLNGTVTDEYLCEGKWVGLPNGLSDDQKKAIDELRTEKLQAMWRNHIVSDTYEPGSTFKLMTVATALESGAISEDDTFFCGGVMHFQDWDIHCHNTSGHGQQTLTEALMNSCNVAMMQIAAKTGPDTFREYMEAFGLTEKTGIDLPGEVNNASLVFTAEDMTIRPTDLAVSSFGQRFQVTPLQMITMVSAIVDDGNLKTPHIVKQILNADGTVRETINSEVKRQVISAETSQFMRDAMEAVVSEGTGKNAYVAGYRVGGKTATSEIQGQPDDEEKRYTASFIGVAPMDDPQIAVLVAIQDLPESAPHGGGAIAAPIVGRILSDVLPYLGVEQVYDDSEEDRREIEVPSLIGQTEDAATKALTDAGFRCKIVGEGDKVTDQVPSGGVKIPIDSEVILYMGGEKPTEMIEVPNLLGEHPSTAKDRLENVNLYMRRTGIKTSQTNSGTIAVQQNPAAGTKVPIGTVITVSFENSTGVSDR, from the coding sequence ATGCGGATTCCGAAATTTAGAAGACGCCCCAATACGCAAATGCGCGGCCGCATTGCCGTGCTGATCATCTGTCTGTCGTGCTTGGGTTTTCTGGCCGTGGCGGCACGCCTGTTTTGGATGCAGGTCGTGCGGTATGACTATTATCAGGACAAAGCGCTCAATTTCCAGACCCGTGACGACATCATCGAACCCAAACGCGGCACCATTTTTGACCGCAATATGAAAGTTCTGGCCGAATCGGCGGCGACCGAGTCGGTCATGTTTAACCCCAATGGTCTGTCCGAATGGGTCAAGACCAGGAACAAGTCGGTTAAGGAAGGCGAAGTCGAACTGGATCTCGAACTCGTTCAGCAGCAGGCCGCGCAGATCCTCAGCAACAATCTGAACCTGAGCTATGACAGCGTGCTGGAAAAGGTGCAGCGCACCGACCTGAAATCGATCAAGATTCAGGGCCAGGTCGAAAAAGACATCGTCAACAAGATCTATGAGGATATGAAAGCCGCGAACATCAAGACCGGTTCGAGTAACTCGGTTTATACCACACCGGACACCAAGCGGTATTATCCATATAGTTCGTTTGCATCCCAGGTCATCGGCTTTTTGAATGCCGGCGGCGCGGTTGGCGGCATCGAACTGAAATACGATGAAGAGCTTTCGGGTACCGCGGGCCGCATCGTCCGCGCCCAGAATGCGCAAAACTCCGACATGCCCTATGAATATGAGCAGTATATCCCGGCAGAGGACGGCGCTTCGGTCGTCACCACGCTGGATGAAACCGTGCAGCACTATCTGGAAACCCATCTGGAAACCGGCCTGGCAGACAATCCGCAGGCCCGCGGCGGTGTTTCGGGTATTGTCATGGATGTCAAGACCGGCGAAATCCTAGCCATGGCCAATATGCCCGATTTTGACATCAATGAATATAGCACCATCGAGAAGGACAGCCTGTACTATAATGAACTTTTAACCGAGATTCAGCAATATTTTACCGAAAACGGCCTGAACGGCACGGTGACCGACGAATACCTGTGTGAAGGCAAGTGGGTCGGTCTGCCGAACGGCCTGTCGGACGATCAAAAGAAAGCGATCGACGAACTGCGCACCGAAAAGTTGCAGGCCATGTGGAGAAACCACATCGTTTCCGACACCTATGAACCGGGTTCGACCTTTAAGCTGATGACCGTGGCAACCGCGCTGGAATCGGGTGCGATCAGCGAAGATGACACCTTCTTCTGCGGCGGCGTCATGCACTTCCAGGACTGGGATATCCACTGTCACAACACCAGCGGCCATGGCCAGCAGACGCTGACCGAGGCGCTGATGAACTCGTGCAACGTGGCCATGATGCAGATTGCGGCCAAAACCGGGCCGGATACCTTCCGGGAATACATGGAAGCCTTTGGCCTGACCGAAAAAACCGGCATCGACCTGCCGGGTGAAGTCAATAACGCATCGCTGGTGTTCACCGCAGAAGATATGACCATCCGGCCGACCGACCTTGCGGTATCGTCCTTTGGTCAGCGCTTCCAGGTGACTCCGCTTCAAATGATTACGATGGTATCGGCCATCGTCGATGACGGCAACCTCAAGACCCCGCACATCGTCAAGCAGATTCTCAATGCGGACGGCACGGTGCGCGAAACGATCAACAGCGAAGTCAAGCGCCAGGTAATTTCGGCCGAAACGTCGCAGTTCATGCGTGACGCGATGGAGGCCGTTGTTTCCGAAGGTACCGGTAAAAACGCATACGTTGCCGGCTACCGCGTGGGCGGTAAGACGGCAACTTCGGAAATTCAGGGCCAGCCGGACGATGAAGAGAAACGCTATACGGCATCCTTTATCGGCGTGGCGCCCATGGATGACCCGCAGATCGCAGTTCTGGTCGCGATTCAGGACCTGCCCGAAAGCGCACCCCATGGCGGCGGTGCGATTGCGGCGCCGATTGTAGGCCGTATTTTGTCCGATGTGCTGCCGTATCTGGGCGTTGAGCAGGTATATGACGATTCGGAAGAGGATCGTCGTGAAATCGAAGTGCCCAGTCTGATCGGCCAGACCGAAGACGCGGCAACCAAGGCCCTGACCGATGCAGGCTTCCGCTGCAAGATCGTCGGCGAAGGCGATAAGGTCACCGACCAGGTACCGTCCGGCGGCGTGAAGATCCCGATCGACAGTGAGGTCATCTTGTACATGGGCGGTGAAAAGCCGACCGAGATGATCGAAGTGCCCAACTTGTTGGGCGAGCATCCGTCCACGGCCAAGGACCGTCTGGAGAATGTCAACCTGTATATGCGCCGGACCGGCATCAAGACCAGCCAGACCAACAGCGGTACGATTGCCGTCCAGCAGAACCCGGCCGCAGGCACAAAGGTGCCCATCGGCACGGTCATTACGGTTTCGTTTGAGAACTCGACTGGCGTCAGCGACCGTTAA
- the rsmH gene encoding 16S rRNA (cytosine(1402)-N(4))-methyltransferase RsmH yields the protein MNSKSFHHISILLDACLDALCIRPDGVYLDATLGGAGHSLALAGRLGPGGRLICTDRDDEALANAEIRLAPVRDRVTLVKSDFRNLDQVLAGQGLSGVDGILFDLGVSSPQLDEAERGFSYMQDAPLDMRMDRQQSLTAYEVVNTWSREDIRKILFEYGEERYAPLIAAAIERSRAQKSIETTGELVDIIRAAMPAAARREKQHPAKRSFQAIRIAVNDELGAVREAMGKAVDALNPGGRLAVITFHSLEDRIVKDVFRQAAQGCTCPPDFPVCVCGKKPRVKLIGRKPILPSAQEVQENARARSAKLRVCEKLD from the coding sequence ATGAATTCAAAATCTTTTCACCATATATCGATCTTACTGGATGCCTGTCTGGACGCCTTGTGCATCCGGCCGGATGGCGTGTATCTGGACGCCACGCTGGGCGGCGCCGGGCATTCGCTGGCGCTGGCCGGGCGGCTGGGCCCCGGCGGACGCCTGATTTGCACCGACCGCGACGACGAAGCGCTGGCCAATGCCGAAATCCGGCTGGCACCGGTGCGCGACCGGGTCACGCTGGTCAAAAGCGATTTCCGCAATTTGGACCAGGTGCTTGCGGGCCAGGGCCTTTCCGGCGTGGACGGCATCTTATTTGACCTCGGCGTTTCCTCGCCCCAGCTGGACGAGGCCGAGCGCGGCTTTTCCTATATGCAGGATGCGCCGCTCGACATGCGTATGGACCGGCAGCAGAGCCTGACCGCCTATGAAGTGGTCAACACCTGGAGCCGGGAGGACATCCGCAAAATCTTGTTTGAATACGGCGAAGAGCGCTATGCGCCCCTGATCGCAGCCGCGATCGAGCGCAGCCGCGCACAAAAGTCGATTGAAACCACCGGAGAACTGGTGGACATCATCCGTGCGGCCATGCCTGCGGCCGCCCGGCGTGAAAAACAGCATCCCGCCAAGCGTTCGTTTCAGGCCATCCGCATTGCGGTCAACGACGAACTGGGCGCGGTGCGCGAGGCCATGGGCAAAGCAGTGGATGCATTGAACCCCGGCGGACGGCTGGCGGTCATCACCTTCCACTCGCTGGAGGACCGGATTGTCAAGGACGTATTCCGGCAGGCGGCGCAGGGCTGCACCTGTCCGCCCGATTTTCCCGTCTGTGTGTGCGGGAAAAAGCCGCGCGTGAAGCTCATTGGCCGCAAACCCATCCTACCGTCGGCGCAGGAAGTGCAGGAAAATGCGCGCGCCCGGTCGGCAAAGCTGCGGGTTTGCGAAAAACTCGATTGA
- the mraZ gene encoding division/cell wall cluster transcriptional repressor MraZ — protein MKGEFRHSIDAKGRLFIPAKLRDELGERFTVTRGLDKCLAIYPESEWNILEERIQALPMSRARDLQRFFFSSAFDAELDSQGRILLPAGLRKYAGLEKEAVIIGAASRAEIWDAGRWAAYNDAITEERVIEAMEELGF, from the coding sequence GTGAAAGGCGAGTTCCGACATTCGATCGACGCCAAGGGACGTCTGTTCATTCCAGCCAAGCTGCGCGACGAATTGGGAGAGCGTTTCACCGTCACGCGCGGCCTGGACAAATGCCTTGCCATCTATCCCGAATCCGAATGGAACATCCTTGAAGAACGCATTCAGGCGCTGCCCATGAGCCGGGCACGTGACTTGCAGCGTTTCTTCTTTTCTTCGGCATTTGATGCCGAGCTGGACAGCCAGGGCCGTATCTTGCTGCCCGCCGGGCTGCGCAAATATGCCGGCCTGGAAAAAGAAGCCGTCATCATCGGCGCGGCCAGCCGCGCGGAGATCTGGGACGCAGGCCGCTGGGCGGCCTATAACGACGCCATCACCGAGGAACGTGTGATCGAAGCCATGGAAGAACTCGGCTTCTGA
- the coaD gene encoding pantetheine-phosphate adenylyltransferase, translated as MKIAIYPGSFDPVTLGHLDIIERASTLFDKLIVVVMHNAAKSPMFTVEERMDFLRCTTSHLNNVEVDGFSGLLANYAAQRGACTIVKGLRAMSDFEYEFQMALTNRKLNPDVETVFLTTSAKYMYLSSSMVKDIAQHGGKVADFVPAQIEEEIFQRMRKDG; from the coding sequence ATGAAGATCGCCATTTACCCGGGCAGCTTTGACCCGGTGACGCTCGGACACTTGGACATCATCGAACGCGCGTCAACGTTGTTTGATAAACTGATCGTTGTGGTGATGCACAACGCGGCCAAATCTCCGATGTTCACCGTCGAAGAACGTATGGATTTTTTACGCTGCACGACCAGCCATCTGAATAATGTAGAGGTGGACGGTTTCAGCGGATTGCTGGCCAACTATGCGGCCCAGCGCGGCGCCTGCACCATTGTTAAAGGCCTGCGCGCTATGAGTGACTTTGAATATGAATTCCAAATGGCACTCACCAACCGAAAGCTAAACCCCGATGTGGAGACTGTATTTTTGACAACAAGCGCGAAGTATATGTACCTGTCCTCCTCGATGGTCAAGGACATCGCGCAACATGGCGGAAAGGTTGCCGACTTTGTGCCGGCACAGATCGAGGAAGAAATTTTTCAGCGGATGCGAAAGGATGGATAA
- the rsmD gene encoding 16S rRNA (guanine(966)-N(2))-methyltransferase RsmD — MRVISGSARGCKLHPVPGMTTRPTTDRVKESVFNIIQTHIRDARVLDLFAGTGQLGIETLSRGAALCDFVDQDRKALGVIRKNIELARVGDRARVHAGTAAAFVSRCPKAAYDLILLDPPYGGKILNDTLFALNQFDILSPSGIILCESAIEDEICAPFARGREYRYGAIKITVLHREDSTPEEERESL, encoded by the coding sequence ATGCGAGTCATCTCAGGAAGCGCACGCGGCTGCAAACTGCATCCCGTGCCCGGTATGACCACCCGCCCGACCACCGACCGGGTCAAAGAATCGGTCTTTAACATCATCCAAACCCATATCCGGGACGCTCGTGTGCTCGATTTGTTCGCCGGCACCGGCCAGCTCGGCATCGAGACCCTCAGCCGGGGCGCGGCCTTGTGCGACTTTGTCGATCAGGACCGAAAAGCGCTGGGCGTTATCCGCAAAAACATCGAGTTGGCGCGTGTGGGAGACCGCGCCCGCGTGCATGCCGGCACGGCGGCGGCTTTTGTGTCCCGCTGCCCCAAGGCCGCGTATGACCTCATTCTGCTCGACCCGCCATACGGCGGAAAAATTCTAAATGATACACTTTTTGCGCTCAATCAGTTTGACATTTTGTCCCCCTCTGGTATAATATTATGCGAAAGCGCGATCGAAGACGAAATTTGCGCACCCTTTGCCCGGGGCCGGGAATACCGATACGGGGCGATTAAAATCACCGTGCTGCACCGTGAGGACAGCACGCCCGAAGAAGAAAGAGAAAGCCTATGA
- the uvrC gene encoding excinuclease ABC subunit UvrC: MSERFDELKSRVLALPYEPGVYIMKNRQGEVIYVGKAKALKNRVSQYFQSDSRHSPKTRKMVSNIWDFDIIVTESEFEALVLENSMIKKYKPKYNILLKDDKGYPYIKVTTSKPYPAFSIVSKPQADADRYFGPYPSRRAARQAIDTICEALKLKTCRRVFPRDIGKDRPCLNHHLGRCVAPCTGKVPPEEYAALMGEAIALLEGDYKRLVRDLEARMLEASEELQFERAALLRDRMKAVSALGEKQKVVAGSFADLDALAFVQGQTKGCVVVLHYLGGSLQDKEYTIIDGATSEDAGEVLGAFLKQYYALRQAVPKTVLLSDAIEDMPAVADFLGSIAERKVELAVPQRGKRHDLTRLAAKNAAEEISRVETGQERRLKSLELLQGMIGLDHAPELLESYDISNFAGADTVGSMVVFEHAQPKRSRYRRFQIERAAQGQDDYASMAEMLTRRLQRWKDGDEKFTPLPDAFLIDGGLGHVRTAQTVLDSFGVTTPCFGMVKDDHHRTRGLVAPDGREFGISTVPAVFALIGRIQEETHRFAITYNRSLGAKRMRGSTLDKIEGVGEKRRADLLKHFKTIDAIKRASVEELRRVVPLNTAHAVYDFFHEADPASAAENERM, encoded by the coding sequence ATGAGCGAACGATTTGACGAACTGAAAAGCAGAGTGCTGGCGCTGCCGTATGAGCCGGGGGTCTACATCATGAAAAACCGGCAGGGTGAAGTCATCTATGTCGGCAAGGCCAAGGCGCTGAAAAACCGCGTCAGCCAATATTTTCAGAGCGATTCACGGCACAGTCCCAAAACCCGCAAGATGGTGTCCAACATCTGGGACTTTGACATCATCGTGACCGAATCGGAGTTCGAAGCCCTGGTGCTGGAAAACTCCATGATCAAAAAATACAAGCCCAAGTATAACATCCTTTTAAAAGATGACAAGGGCTATCCTTATATCAAGGTCACGACTTCCAAGCCCTATCCGGCGTTCTCCATCGTGTCCAAGCCGCAGGCCGATGCCGACCGGTATTTTGGTCCCTATCCGAGCCGGAGAGCTGCCCGACAGGCCATTGATACCATCTGTGAAGCCCTCAAACTAAAAACCTGTCGCCGGGTGTTTCCGCGTGACATCGGCAAGGATCGGCCCTGTTTGAACCATCATTTGGGCCGCTGCGTCGCGCCCTGCACCGGCAAGGTGCCGCCCGAAGAATACGCGGCCCTGATGGGTGAGGCCATCGCCCTGCTGGAGGGCGATTATAAGCGTCTGGTGCGCGATTTGGAAGCGCGGATGCTGGAAGCTTCCGAGGAATTGCAGTTTGAACGTGCTGCGCTGCTGCGCGACCGCATGAAGGCGGTCAGTGCGCTGGGCGAAAAGCAGAAAGTCGTTGCCGGGTCGTTTGCCGATCTGGACGCACTGGCCTTTGTACAGGGCCAGACCAAGGGCTGTGTGGTGGTGCTGCATTACCTGGGCGGCTCCTTGCAGGACAAGGAATATACCATCATCGACGGCGCGACCAGCGAGGACGCCGGTGAGGTGCTGGGCGCATTTTTAAAGCAATATTATGCGCTGCGGCAGGCGGTGCCCAAAACCGTGCTGCTGAGCGACGCCATTGAGGATATGCCTGCTGTGGCCGATTTTTTGGGGTCGATTGCCGAACGAAAGGTCGAACTGGCCGTGCCGCAGCGCGGCAAGCGGCATGACCTGACCCGTTTGGCGGCCAAAAATGCGGCGGAAGAGATTTCTCGCGTGGAAACCGGGCAGGAGCGGCGACTCAAGTCGCTCGAACTGCTGCAAGGCATGATCGGGCTCGACCATGCGCCCGAACTGCTCGAAAGCTACGATATTTCCAACTTTGCGGGCGCGGATACGGTCGGCTCCATGGTTGTTTTTGAACATGCCCAGCCCAAACGCAGCCGGTATCGCCGGTTCCAGATCGAGCGCGCGGCCCAGGGCCAGGACGACTATGCGTCCATGGCTGAAATGCTCACCCGCCGCTTGCAGCGTTGGAAGGATGGGGACGAAAAATTCACCCCGCTGCCCGATGCATTTCTGATTGACGGCGGCTTGGGGCATGTGCGCACGGCGCAGACCGTGCTCGATTCCTTTGGCGTCACCACCCCGTGTTTCGGCATGGTTAAGGACGACCATCACCGCACGCGCGGCCTGGTCGCGCCCGACGGGCGCGAATTCGGCATCTCGACCGTTCCGGCCGTGTTTGCCCTCATTGGCCGCATTCAAGAAGAAACCCACCGGTTCGCCATCACCTACAACCGTTCGCTGGGCGCCAAGCGCATGCGCGGTTCGACGCTCGACAAGATCGAAGGCGTCGGCGAAAAACGCCGGGCCGATCTTCTCAAACATTTTAAGACCATTGACGCCATCAAGCGCGCCTCGGTCGAAGAACTGCGGCGCGTGGTGCCGCTCAACACCGCGCACGCGGTGTATGACTTTTTCCACGAGGCAGACCCGGCGTCTGCTGCTGAAAACGAAAGGATGTAA
- a CDS encoding HPr family phosphocarrier protein — translation MYSKEVQVTNQVGLYARPATFFIQKANEFKSTILVEKEERRVNAKSLLGILSLGITKGTTINLIADGPDEEDAVNALVELITSNFTD, via the coding sequence ATGTATTCGAAAGAGGTACAGGTTACAAACCAGGTAGGTCTGTATGCAAGACCGGCAACGTTTTTTATTCAGAAGGCAAACGAGTTTAAGAGCACGATCCTCGTCGAGAAGGAAGAGCGCCGCGTGAATGCAAAGAGCCTGCTGGGTATCCTTTCCCTGGGCATCACCAAGGGCACCACGATCAATCTGATCGCTGACGGCCCGGATGAAGAAGATGCGGTAAACGCTCTGGTTGAGCTGATCACCTCGAATTTCACCGACTGA